The Pseudomonas cucumis sequence AGCCCAGCGGGAGCAAGCTCCCTCGCCACAAACGGTTGTTTCCTACAAGATTTTCGGACTTCAAAATCCTGGCCATGCACTCATCGAACGATCAGGCGCGGGATTTTTGGCGCTGAGGACGCTTGCTTCTGTTCAGCATCCCCGCCGTCGTAGACTGAAAGCCAACGGGAATTCAAGGATGGAACGCACCCCATGATCGAAATCGGCAGCCGCAACAACGCCCCCACGCCGCAGCACAAAACCCAGGATATTTACCTCTTCCACATTGACCTTTCCCGTCCGGACACACCTTTTTGTTTCGAGCAGTCCATCGGTGGCGGTCATTGCGAGCAGGGCGGAGCGGCGTGGTTGGCGGCGTCGGGACTTGAGGCTTGGCCGGGTGAGTGGAGTCTGCATGTGCAGAAGGCCGGTTGTGGCTGGGTCGCTGAGCTGGTGGACGGTCATCCGGGCGTTGATCAGGCGACGCTGGTATCGATGATTCTCGAACGCCATGCTGAGGGTGCCAAGCCTATGGGGCGGTGGAGGGCGATTGCCGGGTGGTTCAAGCGCAACATTCATCTCACTGGCCGCTACGGCATTTAACCCGAGGAGAACCCCATGAGTCAGACACTGGAACGCGCCATTGCCATCGCCGCTGCGGCGCATGAGGGGCAGGTGGACAAGGGCGGCGCGCCTTACATCCTGCATCCGCTGAAAGTCATGCTGCGGGTGAACACGCTGGAAGAACGCATCGTCGCGGTGCTGCATGACGTGGTCGAGGACTGCGGCATCAGCTTCGACGATCTGCGTAACGAAGGTTTCAGCGAAACGGTGCTAATGGCAATTGCGTCGGTGACCAAGGTGCCGGACGAGTCCTACGAGGAGTTTGTCGAGCGCGTGGCGCAGAACCCGATCGGGCGGGTGGTGAAACTGGCGGATCTGGAAGAGAACAGCGACTTGTCGCGGATTGCCGAGCCGTCCTGGGAAGATCTGGAGCGCGTCGAGAAGTATCGGCGGGCGATCGGGGTGTTGCGTTCATAGAGTGGAATTCCAGATTGACTGCGTACTCATGCTTATAAAACGCCTTTCGCCGGCGATGAATCGGGCTTGGCAATCCAGCCGACATACGTGAGCCAGAGGCCGATCAGCACGGCGATGCCGAAGCCGACTTGCACCAGCAACGGCACCCTTGCCGATACAGCCACGCCACGTTCAATCAGTTGCGGCGCGGCCAGGAGTACAGCGCCGCGAAGCGCCAGGAACCAACCGAACAGGGAAATCGCAACCGCCGCGGCGCTTGACCAATATTGATGGAACGCGATGATCAGCAGGCCACCGAACAACAGCAGGGCGCCGGTAAACCACACCGTGAGCGGACTTGCGAAGAAGTCGGCCGCCAGTGGCCCCATGTCTGGCGCCCGCACGGCAATGATGCCGGTCACGATGACCAGCCAAGGCCCGATGACGCGTGCGAACGCGCGCGTGCGCGCTCTGGATTCTGCTGTGGCGGGCATGGGGGTTCCCTCGATCACGTCGCTCGGTGGTTAGGGAACTCTACACGCCATTTACGGGCCTATCGAGTATGCGATTGGTCCCCGGCCTCTGGTGAAGGCCAAGGGTGGATAGTGGTTTCCGAGCGGAGGAGGAGCGCGCCAAGGCTGGCCGCCCCTTCAGGACTTCACACACTGGGCCGGCAAAAATAACGCTTTTGCTCGCCTGTTACGTTCATAGCCAGGTCGAGGAGAACAGCATGAAATCCCGGATCATTGGGCTGCGAGTGGCCGGTACCGTCTACGCACTGATGGCCTTGGCGCAACTGGGGCGCCTGATTATTCGCCCCGAGGTTCTCGTTAATGGGTACCCCATGCCCCTGTGGCCAAGCGTGCTCGCCTTGGTATTGCTCGTGGCATTGAGCGTCTGGATGTGGTCGCTCACACAGTCGCGAGCAGAGTGAGGCTGACTCATCCAGGCCGAACCGCGTAGTGAGTGTTGGCACGTTGCCGGCGTGAGTGCCGACCATTCCGGGATTTGCGGAGGGTGTTCCAGCCCGAAATGACAAAGCCCCAAATCATCAGGGCTTTGTCGTTTGAAATTGCGCAGTTCGCAGATCGTTATCGCACGCCATCCGGCGTTATTGTCTGGTCTGCGGTGAATGCGGGTTGTGGGCGATGTGCTTCGGTCCCGCCAAGGCCCATGCTATTAGCCCGAACAGCGGCACAAACACGATCACCACCATCCACACCAGTTTGTTGCTCGATTTGCCTTCGGCTTTACGCACTCGGTTAATCGCCCACAACTCAATCAGTACAAGTACTGCTGCGAGCACGATCCAGATTGTTTCGATTTGCATTCGTCACCTCCTGATAGTCATTCAGTTAGGCGAGCGGGTGGGGGCGGGGTTCATTAAATTTGGGGTGGCTTGGGAATTCAACGGTTTTTGAAATCGTGGTCCGTCTCGGTGTTTCGCACGGCGTTTCGGACTCAGTAGTTATTTTGTGCCCTGACAGTCTCGCGAGCGGTCTCAACGTGATTCGACTATTTCTGTCGACTGCCATTGCCTGACGATTGGATTTACGGATGAAACCAACGATGCGACTCCCGTTTCACCCCAAGAAAATCATTGCCGTAACAGCCATGTTCCTGTCTCTCTCTGGTTGTGTCGGGGTGGTGGTTACAACGCCGGAACCGGAACGACCACGCATTCCCTTGACTTATCAGAAAACAGATGGCGACCTGACCACGCGTGCGTGGTGTGGCGTAACGTTATGGGCGGTAATTGTACCTGTTCCCTTGAAGTTACCCGTCTGCAAGCTTCACGAGGGGCAGTCTTTAACATCGTCCTTTTATGCTTGCGGTCCACTAATGGCCCTGGGACCTATCTCTCATGGTTATCGGGGAAATGCCTTATGTGGGACATTTCACGGGTGGTGAACATGACAGTGGTGTTCGTGAAATACCGGGACAGACCACCATTTCTCCGCTCAACGATTTTTGAAGTCGTGGACTGTCATGTGCTGAATATCAAAATATCGCAGCCTTCGGCAGCTCCTGCACAGAAGTAATGGAAGTCCGTCCCGCGGCGTTAGTATTTTTCCATTCTGCGGTCATTCCCCTAGAAAAGAATCGGTCTAAAAAGCCTGCCCCAGGCCTCGAACGATTTGCTATTCTGAAGTTGTAGGTGAAGACGCAGACTGATGCGCAAAGGGATAGCGAGGAGGCGTGGGGCGCGCTCCCAAGGGTACACGGTTAGAAAGATCTCCGCGCTGAGATCCAGCCCTTATGCCGTGTGAGGCAGAACAGCCTAAAGTTAAAAATCCTGTTCTGTGAGAGGCCCGATAAACCTTGTAAGCCAGAGACCAGCACTGGCCACCTACATCGATTTCCAAAGCCCGCCTTGTGCGGGCTTTTTCGTGTTCACGAGTCGGTTAAACCATTTCAGTCCCAACGCATTCTTTGTAGCAGCTGCCGAGCCCGCGAGGCTGCGTTCGGCTGCGTAGCAGTCGTAAATCCTGAATCCACAGTGTGTCTGACGGACCGCAACGCCTGATTTTACGACTGCTTCGCAGCCGAACGCAGCCTCGCGAGCTCGACAGCTGCTACAGGCGAACGCAGCCTTCGGCAGCTGCTACAAGGAGGTGTTGCGTTTGTTCTACATGGCGCGCGCTTTTGCGGATGCGGCTCGCATGCCTGGCTCATCACGTTCCGCCTGTCTGACGTGAGCGGCAAACCCAGTCTGATCCGGAGCAATCTCCGCGCGCAAAGTCAGCTGCGGGATGTCATACGCCCCGGCATTCTGCGGTCGGAAAGGAATCGGCGCGGTCTTCCAGAGGTCATCAAGCCGTTGGCCGAGCGCATCGCAGGTCGTCGAAAATTTCGCTTCATCCATTCGGCTGGTGCGATAGATCACGAACGGTGGCAGCACGTCGAAGCCGGGGTAAAACAGTACGCCATGCTGAATCGGGAATAACACATCATCGATAGGCCCATTGATGCCTCGGGGGCTGTAATGAGATTCCCATCCACCCGTGGTGACGATCAGCATCGCCCGTTTGCCCGCGAGTTTGCCTTCCCCGTAGCGGTTGCCCCAGCGCGTATCGGAATGTTCCCCTACGCCATAGGCAAAACCATAGGCATAGACGCGTTCCACCCAGCCTTTGAGGATCGCCGGCATCGAAAACCACCACAGCGGAAACTGCAGAATGACGGCATCGGCCCAGAGCAGTTTTTCCTGTTCGAGGACGATGTCCTGGCTTTGCCGGCCTTCTTCGAAGGCAAGTTTGGAGTCCAGGGAAGGATTGAACCGCGATTCGGCTTGCCGGCCGGGGCTGTCATCGGCATCCAGTGAGGCTTTCCAGTCCATTGCGTATAGATCGGAGACCTGCACTTGGTGGCCGGCAGCCTCCAGACGTTTGACGGCAAAGTCTTTGAGCGAACCATTCAATGATTTGGGTTCGGGATGGGCATAAACAAGCAGAACATTCATGGCTGAGTCTCCAGTGTCAGGAGCCAGCAGAATCAGACTTTAGCCGGTATATTGGAAATGAATAACCAATATGCCAGGTATTGCCATGAATAATCTGCGACGTCTGGACATCAACTTGCTGTTGACCCTTGATGTCTTGCTCTCGGAACACAACGTGACCCGTGCGGCGCAACGGCTGAATTTGTCGCAACCTTCAGTGAGTGTTCATCTCGCCAAATTAAGGGATATTTTCTCTGATCCGCTGTTACTGCCAGGGCCACGGGGCATGCGGCCCACGGCCAGGGCCGATGAGTTGCGCGAGCCGTTGCGCCAGGCACTGGAAGCCTTGGAGCGCGCCGTATCGCCCGCCAGCCCTTTCAACCCAGCCGAGGCACGGCAGACGTGGAACGTCATGGCGTCCGACTACGGTGAGTCGACCATCGTGTTGCCAGCGTTGGGTGGGTTGCGCTCGGCAGCACCCGGCACGCGTCTGGCGGTGTTTGACCTGGTTCCGTCACAGATCGCCAGACAAGCGGAGCAGGGGGCAATCGATCTGGCTTTTCATACCAGCGAAGACGCTCCCCTCGGCTTGCGGCGCCGATCGTTGTTTACCGAGCGGTATGTGTTGGTGGGCCGTGCCGGCCATCCGCTATTGAAAAAGCGACCGACACTGGCGCAGTTCTGTGAACTCGACCACGTGATCGTGTCACGGGATGGTGGGGCGTTTCAGGGTGTCACCGACCAGGCGCTTTCGGCGGTGGGCATGACGCGCCGGGTGGTGCTTTCAGTCCCGCATTTCCTGTTTGTGCGGTCGGTGGTGGAGAGCACTGACATGGTGGCAATGCTGCCGTCGCGGCTGGTTCGCGATGTGCGTGAGCTGGAAGTGGTCGAGGCACCACTTGATGTCCCGGGTTACGAAATGTCGATGCTCTGGCCCGAGCGTGTTCATCGCGACCCAGCGCATCAATGGTTGCGTGAGTTCATTGTGAATGCGCTGTGATTGATTTCAGTTAAACGCAATCCCACAGGTTCCGCGCCTGGCATTGCTGCTGGTTGTGTTCATCCCGGTGTTTGGCTAATCTCGCACAAACACGCAAAAACAGGCATAACCATGCAAGCCGAGCATTCCACCGCCGAACTCCCGCAGCTGCGCCGTCAGAAAATCCTGTTGATCCTCGAACGCGACGGCAAGGTCATGGCCTCCGAGCTGAGCCAGCATTTCGCCGTGTCCGAAGACACCATTCGCCGAGACCTCTCGGAACTCGCCAGCGCTGGGCTGGTGCAGCGGGTCCACGGCGGGGCGCTGCCCCGACCCAAGGACACGGGCAAGGATTACTTCACCCGGGTCGGCGAAACCGATGAGGTGAAAACCCGGCTGGCCCAACTCGCCGCATGCCGCGTCAAAGATGGTCAGATCGTGATTTTCGATTCCGGCAGCACCACGCTGCAGATCGCCCGCTCGCTGCCCGCTGACATCTCCATCACGGCCATCACCGCGTCGCCGATGATCGCGATCACTCTCGCCGAATACAAAGGCATCACGGTGATCGTCGCCGGTGGTCAGCTCAACCCCGCGACTATGTCTTGCGGTGGGCATGAAACGGTGCGACTGATCGAGAGCATCAAGGCCGATCTGCTGTTCACCGGGGTCTGCGCCATTCATCCGGAAGTCGGCATCAGCTCTCTGCATTTCGATGAAGTACCGGTGAAGCAGGCGATGCTCGCCAGTGCTTCCCACGTGATTGCCGTCACCACCGCCGACAAATTGGGGGCGGTGGAGCCCTTCGTTGTCGCGCCTTGCAACCGCGTGCATACCCTGATCACTGAACGTCACCTGGCCTCGGGCAATGTCGAGGACTATCAAAAAATGGGGATCGAAGTGGTGCAGGTGAACGCTTAGTGGCCATGCGCTCAGCGATGTATGAGTTACGCTGATAGCTACGACGGGAGGAATGCAGCCATGACTGAGCGCCATATAATCCACTCGGAAACGCTATCGAACGGATGCACGATCAAGGTTAAGGCCGAGATATTGCGAGACGGTTCACTGGGGATGTTCATCGGTGTTTACCGGCCGGATGGTTCGGTCATCGTTGAGGACAACCACCCGTCACCGCATCTGCTGGACATGGAAGCCGCACTGGACTGGGCCATCGAAAAAGCGAAAACCATCGGGAACAGCCAGAGGACGCTGTAAGGCCAAGCGCTGAATGAATCATTGATCGGTTGGAAGGTCGTATTGATGGGTTTGAACGCACGGCAGTTGAATTCGCCGCCAGCGTCACCTCATCCCCGCAGCCCTGACCTTTTAGGACGTTCAAATGAAGCGCATCGCGATAATGACCCTGACCATTGCAAGTACTCTCCTGCTGGGAGGTTGCTATCCTCACTGGGAAGATGGAGACAGGTACGATCGGGATCATGATCACCGTCGTGAATACCGTCGCGACCATGATCGGAGCTATGATCGAGACTATGATCGCCGTGACGACCGCGATTACGAGCGCCGTCGTTATCGCGACCGGGACCGGGATGATGACGACCGGGACGACGATTGACACCTATCCATCAGGCTTCAGAGCGGTGGTTGGCACTGCTCTGATCGGCTGTTGGTCATGCGAGGTATAACCATGCGAACTCTGACCGAATCCATCGCTCGTACCTTTAGCCAATGGCTGATCGCGGCGGGTATCGGCCTGACCGTCATGGCGTTCAATGCCCAGGCACAAATCTCACCTCAGGCCATTCAGGAAATAAACGGCTTGCTGGACTTTATCGAGCACAGCGAATGCCGGTTTGTGCGCAACGACAGCGAATACCCCGGCCCTCAGGCCCGGGCGCATCTGGAGAAGAAGCTGGAGTACCTTGAAGAACACGACAAGGTAAACAGCGCAGAAGACTTCATTGAGCTGGCGGCCACCCAGAGCAGCAAGAGTGGCCTCGCCTATGAAGTGCGCTGTCCGGCAGGCATGCAACCCGCCGGCCTCTGGCTGAAGACTGAGCTACAGAGGCAACGGCAAGGTTATTGATTTAGCGCAGCAGATGCACCGCCAATCCAATCAGCCCGCAGCCCAGCAGCACCTCGATCACCCCCCGCTTGAAACGGAACAAGGCGATGGCCGCTGCAATGGCGATCAGCGCCGAAGGCCAGTCGAGTTGGCCGCTGAAGCCGTTGGGCCACAGCACGTGGTAGCCGAAAAAACACGCCAGATTCAGAATCACGCCGACCACCGCCGCAGTAATCGCGGTCAGCGGCGCGGTGAGCCTGAGTTCGTTGTGTGTCGACTCCACCAACGGGCCGCCGGCGAGAATAAACAGGAACGAAGGCAGGAAGGTGAACCAGGTCACCAGCGTGGCAGCGAGGGCGCCGGCCAGGAAAACATGATCAGGGCCGAACACCTGCTGAACATAGGCGCCGACAAAACCGACGAAAGCCACCACCATGATCAGCGGCCCGGGGGTGGTTTCGCCGAGTGCCAGGCCATCGATCATCTGCGTGGGTGTCAGCCAGCCATAGTGGCCGACGGCGCCCTGATACACATAAGGCAGCACGGCATACGCGCCGCCGAATGTCAGCAACGCCGCTTTGGTAAAGAACCAGGCCATCTGGGTGAGGGTGCCTTCCCAGCCGAACAGGGCTGTGAGAATTCCCATCGGCAACACCCACAACGCCGCGCCCACCAGCAACAGGCGCAATAATTTAAAACTGCTGAAACGGGCGTGTTCGGGAGGCGGGGTGTCGTCGTCGATAAAAGCCGGGCCGAAGGACTTTTTCGTCGCACTGTGGCCCCCGGTGCGGAACCTCTCAGGCGCCAGTCGTCCGCCGAAATAACCGATAATCGCAGCGCCCAGCACAATCAACGGGAAGGGCACATTGAATACGAAGATGGCCGTGAATGACGCCGCGGCGATCCCCCACAGCCAGTTGTTCTTCAATGCCCGCGAGCCGATCCGGTGGGCCGCCTGCACCACAATGGCGGTCACGGCAGGCTTGATCCCATAAAAAAGCCCGGCCACCACCGGCACTTCGCCAAAGGCGATGTACACCCAGGACAACGCGATCAGGATGAACAGCGAAGGCAGCACAAACAGCGCGCCGGCAATCAGGCCGCCCCACGTCCGGTGCATCAACCAACCGATGTAGGTCGCCAACTGCTGAGCCTCAGGCCCAGGCAGCAACATGCAGTAGTTGAGGGCATGCAGAAAACGCCGTTCCGAGATCCAGCGTCGGCGCTCCACCAACTCCTGGTGCATGATCGAGATCTGTCCGGCCGGCCCGCCGAAACTGATGAAGCCGAGTTTCAGCCAGAACAGAAACGCTTCCCGCAGGCTGATGGCCTCAGGCTTCGACAGGTCCTGTTCGACGGTCGAAGAGGGGGCTTTATTCAAATCACGATTCCTTTTTCAACGGTTGATTCAGGTCTTTACGGCGTGCCAAACATTGCCGTCCAGTAAATGCCCGCATCACTCTTCGGGTCGACGGCATAGGCCGCCCCCAGCTCGCGAAATTGCGGGTTCATCAGGTTGGCGCAATGGCCCGGGCTGGCCAGCCAGCCATCGACCACTTTGCGCACGGTGTCTTGCCCGGCGGCGATGTTCTCGCCGACCTGCTGACCGGCATAACCCGCCAATTCGGCCCGATCACCCGGCGTGCGGCCATCGCGGTCCTTGTGATCGAAGTAGTTATTGTTGGCCATGGCCCGGCTGTGGGTTTCGGCTGCGGTCCCCAGTGTGGCGTTCCACGCCAGCGGCGTCGTGGCGGTAAAGGCTTGAGTGCCGCACTGGCGCGTCTGAGCGCGGGCACTGTTCATCGCTTCAAGCAGTTTCTGTCCCTCCGCCTGCCAGTCGCCCAAACGCCCGGTCAACAGCGGACGCGCCAGCACAATGCGCCATTCACGGCCATCGCGGCTGACGCCGATGTCGACGAATTGCGGGTCCAGCACTACTTGGCAGAAGCTCTCCTGAATCGCTTTCATGGCGGACGGCGCATCACGCGGGCCAGACAGGCTGATCGCCTGCACATTGACCATCGGATAAGCCGCGCGGGCCAGTGCCTGCTGCAAGTCACCGATACTGTTTGCGGACAGGACCAGGCGCGGATCGCTCGCCAGCGGCGGCAACTCCGAAGACGCCTGGCCGCCGCAGCGCTGCGCCTGGCTGCGGTAAACGTTGATCGACTCGACCAGCTGCGTTTCATCGGCCGCCGACGCGGCGACACTGAACACCAGCCCGAATGACAACACGGCAAGATGCAAAACGGATGACAGGCTGCGCATGAAAATCTCCCTTGGACGGACTGCGTCCATGATGCGCGATTTCACCCCTGCGGACGCAATGCCTTTTTGCGCCGAAACGCGTTTATTGTCAGGCGGCTGGAATGACTGGCGACGACTACAATCACAGCAGGTCAGCGCTACAACGTCGCCGTTTCATTGCCCAAGCCAGTGTCATCGGAAGGATCGACCATGCGATTAAAATGGGTAGTCACCTGCTTCGCAATCATCCTTCTGTGCGGCCAGGTGTTGGCGACTGAGCAGGAGCAAAAACAGGAAGTGGCTGAAGACAAGGCGCAGGTCCTGGAAGAGAAAGCCGCCGAGAAGGACAGCGACCTTGCGGTGCCCAAGTCCGCGGTCATCACCCCCTCCGAAGTGCAGGCGGTCGATCCGGCAGGCGCAGCCCCTCTGGACGATGCCATCACCTGCCTTGCACGCAGCATCTATTGGGAAGCCAAAGGTATCGCCGGCGCGGACATGGAAGCTGTCGCCAGCGTGGTCATGAATCGGCTCGGCCATGAGGGTTTTCCCGAAACGGTGTGCGCGGTGGTCAAGCAGGGTTCTGAAACGGGCTCCTGCCAGTTTTCGTGGTGGTGCGACGGACGTGCCGATCAGGTAAAGGAAGACGACGAATATGTCCTCGCCAAGGAAATCGCGCGCAAGGCGCTCAACAAGCAACTCAAGGACCGCACCCATGGTGCTTTGTATTTCCACGACAGAACGGTAAAGCCCGCCTGGGCGAAGAAATACATCAGGACGGCCGAGACCCGGAAGTTCCTGTTCTATAAACCTCGTGGCGGGACGGCGCAGTAGGCGCGAATCGCTTGATGATCATTGGGGGAGGGTGCTGCCGGTAAAATTTTACGGTTTTTTTACGTTGGTTACTCTTCCCCGCAATGATACTGGCCGCGTTTTTTGATCATCGATATGCCTGCAATTCTTCCTCTTTATCGAGAAGCGACCCGTGAGCGAAACAGCAATCCCTGCCCTTGAAGAATCCCATTCCAAAACCTCGGGAGTGGGTTTGCTCGTCGCCGCGGTGGGCGTGGTTTATGGGGATATCGGCACCAGCCCTCTTTACACCCTCAAAGAAGTGTTCGCCGGTCACTACGGAGTCCAGGCCAATCACGACGGTGTGCTGGGCATTCTGTCGTTGATCTTCTGGTCACTGCTTTGGGTCGTCTCGATCAAGTACGTGCTGTTTATCCTTCGCGCCGACAACCAGGGCGAGGGGGGCATCATGGCCTTGACGGCACTGGCACGGCGGGCCGCGGCGCCGTATCCCAAGATGAGCCGGGTGCTGGTGTTGCTTGGCCTGTTTGGCGCGGCACTTTTTTACGGCGACAGCATGATCACCCCGGCCATCTCGGTGCTCTCGGCGGTTGAGGGGCTACAGCTTGCGTATGATGGCATCGAGCATTGGGTTGTTCCGTTGTCCCTTGTCGTCCTGGTCTTACTTTTCTTGATACAGAAACATGGCACGGCGCGTATCGGCATTCTGTTCGGCCCGGTCATGGTGCTGTGGTTCGTGGTGCTGGGTATTCTCGGTATTCACGGCATCCTGCAACGCCCGGAAGTGCTGCAAGCGCTCAATCCTGTGTGGGCCGTGCGGTTCTTCGTGGTTCATCCGGGCATTGGCGTCGCCATTCTGGGCGCCGTCGTGTTGGCATTGACCGGTGCTGAAGCACTGTATGCCGATATGGGCCATTTTGGTCGCAAACCCATTGCTCGTGCCTGGTTCATCCTGGTACTCCCCGGCCTGCTACTCAACTACTTTGGCCAAGGCGCGCTGATCCTCGGGAACCCTGAAGCGGTACGTAATCCGTTCTATCTGTTGGCACCTGACTGGGCGCTGCTGCCAATGGTCGCGCTGTCGACACTGGCCACCATCATCGCTTCCCAGGCCGTGATTTCCGGGGCGTTCTCACTGACTCGCCAAGCCATTCAGTTGGGTTACGTGCCGCGTATGTTTATCCAGCACACCTCCAGTCAGGAGCAGGGGCAGATTTATATTGGCATGGTGAACTGGGCGTTGATGGTCGGCGTCGTATTGCTGGTCATCGGCTTTGAATCGTCCAGTGCGCTGGCGGCGGCTTATGGCGTGGCGGTGACGGGGACCATGCTGATTACCACCATTCTGTCGTCGGCCGTCGTATTGCTGCTTTGGAAAACACCTCGTTGGCTGGCTATTCCGATGCTGTTGGGTTTTCTCATGGTGGACAGCCTGTACTTCGCCGCCAACGCTCCAAAGATCTTCCAGGGCGGTGCGTTCCCGGTGATCGCCGGTATTGCCCTGTTCATTTTGATGACCACCTGGAAACGCGGCCGAAAGATCATTGTCGAGCGACTGGACGAAACCTCGTTGCCGCTGCCGTTGTTCATCAGCAGCATCGGCTCGCAACCACCCCATCGTGTACAGGGTACAGCGGTATTTCTGACGGCCAGGGCTGATGCGGTCCCTCATGCCCTGTTGCATAACCTGTTGCACAACCAGGTGCTGCACGAGCAGGTGGTGTTGCTCACCGTGGTGTCCGAAGACAGTCCGCGTGTGGCTGCGGATCGGCGATTCGAGGTCGAGGCTTATGGGGAAGGGTTCTTTCGAGTGAGTCTGCACTTTGGTTTTATCGAGGAGCCCGACGTACCGCTGGCGTTGAGCCTTTGCCATTTGAAAGAGCTGGATTTCAGCCCGATGCGCACCACTTACTTCCTCAGCCGGGAGACTGTTATCCCGACCAAACGTATCGGCATGGCCCGTTGGCGCGAAAGCCTGTTCGCGTTCTTGCTGAAGAACGCCAACAGCAACCTCAAATACTTCAAGTTGCCGCTCAATCGTGTGATCGAGCTGGGCACGCAGGTTGAGATGTAGACGGCAACGGTCAGTCAAACACAATCCCTGTGGCAGGGCGCCGTCAGGCAACAGCGAAGGGTGCGAAATACGTCCGCAGTGCATCAGCTGCATGAAGATCCGCCCGCCGCGAGCATGTACCGCTTCGGAAACTTGCTTCCAGGCGGCCACTTGCTCGGCGGTTTCGATACCGGGAGTGCGCACATAACCCTTGCCCAGAGCCACAGGGAACACCCCTTCAGAGATGATCAGCCCGGCACCGGCGCGCTGTGCGTAGTAGGGCTTCACCCGTTTCGGTTTACGCCCTCACCGAGACACGGCTGTTGCCGGCGAAAACCCAGCGGTTTATCGAGTTTCTGCGTGAACGGCTTCAGGATGCGTAGCGTCCCGGGCTGTTCATGGAGTGGGTTCTTTCTCTAATCTTATGCACAATCACGGGTAGAACGTACTCACCGCGTATTGATCGCACGCTAAGCACGTATTGTGAGTAATCGACCGCGCTGATCCAGTGCAACGAGAACCGATACAAAAACCCATTTTGAGATAAGTGATGTCTTTGAGCCCAAGATCCAGTCACCCTTCAGCAGCCGGCGGTAACAGCATGATTGAGGTCACCGAGGTTTCCATTGCCCAACTGCGTGCTGCGCTCGAAT is a genomic window containing:
- a CDS encoding HD domain-containing protein, with protein sequence MSQTLERAIAIAAAAHEGQVDKGGAPYILHPLKVMLRVNTLEERIVAVLHDVVEDCGISFDDLRNEGFSETVLMAIASVTKVPDESYEEFVERVAQNPIGRVVKLADLEENSDLSRIAEPSWEDLERVEKYRRAIGVLRS
- a CDS encoding PLD nuclease N-terminal domain-containing protein produces the protein MQIETIWIVLAAVLVLIELWAINRVRKAEGKSSNKLVWMVVIVFVPLFGLIAWALAGPKHIAHNPHSPQTRQ
- a CDS encoding NAD(P)H-dependent oxidoreductase, giving the protein MNVLLVYAHPEPKSLNGSLKDFAVKRLEAAGHQVQVSDLYAMDWKASLDADDSPGRQAESRFNPSLDSKLAFEEGRQSQDIVLEQEKLLWADAVILQFPLWWFSMPAILKGWVERVYAYGFAYGVGEHSDTRWGNRYGEGKLAGKRAMLIVTTGGWESHYSPRGINGPIDDVLFPIQHGVLFYPGFDVLPPFVIYRTSRMDEAKFSTTCDALGQRLDDLWKTAPIPFRPQNAGAYDIPQLTLRAEIAPDQTGFAAHVRQAERDEPGMRAASAKARAM
- a CDS encoding LysR family transcriptional regulator; this encodes MNNLRRLDINLLLTLDVLLSEHNVTRAAQRLNLSQPSVSVHLAKLRDIFSDPLLLPGPRGMRPTARADELREPLRQALEALERAVSPASPFNPAEARQTWNVMASDYGESTIVLPALGGLRSAAPGTRLAVFDLVPSQIARQAEQGAIDLAFHTSEDAPLGLRRRSLFTERYVLVGRAGHPLLKKRPTLAQFCELDHVIVSRDGGAFQGVTDQALSAVGMTRRVVLSVPHFLFVRSVVESTDMVAMLPSRLVRDVRELEVVEAPLDVPGYEMSMLWPERVHRDPAHQWLREFIVNAL
- a CDS encoding DeoR/GlpR family DNA-binding transcription regulator, whose translation is MQAEHSTAELPQLRRQKILLILERDGKVMASELSQHFAVSEDTIRRDLSELASAGLVQRVHGGALPRPKDTGKDYFTRVGETDEVKTRLAQLAACRVKDGQIVIFDSGSTTLQIARSLPADISITAITASPMIAITLAEYKGITVIVAGGQLNPATMSCGGHETVRLIESIKADLLFTGVCAIHPEVGISSLHFDEVPVKQAMLASASHVIAVTTADKLGAVEPFVVAPCNRVHTLITERHLASGNVEDYQKMGIEVVQVNA
- a CDS encoding DUF5329 domain-containing protein gives rise to the protein MRTLTESIARTFSQWLIAAGIGLTVMAFNAQAQISPQAIQEINGLLDFIEHSECRFVRNDSEYPGPQARAHLEKKLEYLEEHDKVNSAEDFIELAATQSSKSGLAYEVRCPAGMQPAGLWLKTELQRQRQGY
- the chrA gene encoding chromate efflux transporter, with the protein product MNKAPSSTVEQDLSKPEAISLREAFLFWLKLGFISFGGPAGQISIMHQELVERRRWISERRFLHALNYCMLLPGPEAQQLATYIGWLMHRTWGGLIAGALFVLPSLFILIALSWVYIAFGEVPVVAGLFYGIKPAVTAIVVQAAHRIGSRALKNNWLWGIAAASFTAIFVFNVPFPLIVLGAAIIGYFGGRLAPERFRTGGHSATKKSFGPAFIDDDTPPPEHARFSSFKLLRLLLVGAALWVLPMGILTALFGWEGTLTQMAWFFTKAALLTFGGAYAVLPYVYQGAVGHYGWLTPTQMIDGLALGETTPGPLIMVVAFVGFVGAYVQQVFGPDHVFLAGALAATLVTWFTFLPSFLFILAGGPLVESTHNELRLTAPLTAITAAVVGVILNLACFFGYHVLWPNGFSGQLDWPSALIAIAAAIALFRFKRGVIEVLLGCGLIGLAVHLLR
- a CDS encoding CAP domain-containing protein — encoded protein: MRSLSSVLHLAVLSFGLVFSVAASAADETQLVESINVYRSQAQRCGGQASSELPPLASDPRLVLSANSIGDLQQALARAAYPMVNVQAISLSGPRDAPSAMKAIQESFCQVVLDPQFVDIGVSRDGREWRIVLARPLLTGRLGDWQAEGQKLLEAMNSARAQTRQCGTQAFTATTPLAWNATLGTAAETHSRAMANNNYFDHKDRDGRTPGDRAELAGYAGQQVGENIAAGQDTVRKVVDGWLASPGHCANLMNPQFRELGAAYAVDPKSDAGIYWTAMFGTP
- a CDS encoding cell wall hydrolase → MRLKWVVTCFAIILLCGQVLATEQEQKQEVAEDKAQVLEEKAAEKDSDLAVPKSAVITPSEVQAVDPAGAAPLDDAITCLARSIYWEAKGIAGADMEAVASVVMNRLGHEGFPETVCAVVKQGSETGSCQFSWWCDGRADQVKEDDEYVLAKEIARKALNKQLKDRTHGALYFHDRTVKPAWAKKYIRTAETRKFLFYKPRGGTAQ